A single window of Paenibacillus sp. SYP-B4298 DNA harbors:
- a CDS encoding D-alanyl-D-alanine carboxypeptidase family protein, with protein MNVTGIRCNRLLVLPLLFGLLLALYPAAPKMQAAGAPAEPVTHAKAAALIDVESGRILYSHNGDDKMLIASLTKIMTAIVAIEQGELSDMVKVSKRAFGKEGSSIYLKLGEEMSLHNMLYGLMLRSGNDAATAIAEHVGGSEEGFVVLMNEKAQWLGLGNTHFTNPHGLDHLEHYSTANDLAKLTAYALRNPKFREIVKTRMKQVSDRDYSWRNKNKMLFLYEGADGVKTGYTKQAFRTLVSSATRGGQQLAAVTLNDGNDWADHAAMLDWGFEHYPLRKLVGSGQRIQGYPFEVVRTFRYPLTDEEYSAIRTKLIVQAEGSTEYELGARGGLELFLGEDKIATVAVRDAALQHAQEDATPSLAHTSGRTRTWRQSVQLVIRSLFG; from the coding sequence ATGAACGTGACAGGCATCCGCTGCAATCGTCTACTGGTGTTACCGCTCCTATTCGGGCTGTTACTTGCCCTCTATCCTGCAGCGCCTAAGATGCAGGCGGCCGGAGCGCCTGCTGAACCGGTTACGCATGCCAAGGCAGCCGCGCTGATTGATGTCGAGTCTGGGAGAATACTCTATTCTCACAATGGCGATGATAAGATGCTGATCGCCAGCCTGACCAAAATAATGACGGCTATTGTCGCGATCGAACAGGGTGAGCTGTCGGACATGGTTAAGGTAAGCAAGAGGGCATTCGGTAAGGAGGGCTCCTCAATCTATCTCAAGCTGGGCGAGGAGATGAGTCTGCATAATATGCTATACGGCCTAATGCTGCGCTCTGGCAATGATGCGGCTACGGCAATCGCCGAGCATGTGGGTGGATCGGAGGAAGGCTTTGTTGTTCTGATGAATGAGAAAGCGCAATGGCTGGGTCTGGGGAATACACATTTTACGAATCCGCATGGGTTAGATCATCTGGAGCACTACTCCACGGCGAATGACCTGGCGAAGCTGACCGCCTATGCGCTGCGCAACCCGAAGTTTCGCGAGATCGTAAAGACACGCATGAAGCAGGTCAGTGACCGTGATTATTCGTGGCGCAACAAAAACAAGATGCTCTTCTTATATGAAGGCGCAGACGGAGTGAAGACGGGCTACACGAAGCAAGCCTTCCGCACGCTCGTATCGTCAGCGACTCGAGGGGGACAGCAGCTTGCCGCTGTCACGCTCAATGATGGCAATGACTGGGCCGATCATGCCGCGATGCTGGATTGGGGCTTCGAGCATTATCCGTTGCGCAAGCTGGTAGGCAGCGGGCAACGCATACAAGGCTATCCGTTCGAGGTCGTCCGTACCTTCCGCTACCCGCTGACAGATGAGGAGTATAGCGCCATTCGAACGAAGCTGATCGTTCAGGCAGAGGGCAGTACCGAATATGAGCTTGGTGCTCGCGGGGGGCTGGAGCTTTTTTTGGGCGAGGACAAGATTGCCACGGTCGCAGTTCGTGATGCAGCGCTGCAGCACGCCCAGGAGGATGCGACGCCGAGCCTGGCACACACGTCGGGGCGGACACGCACATGGAGGCAATCGGTACAGCTAGTCATTCGTAGCCTATTCGGGTAG
- a CDS encoding nucleoside recognition domain-containing protein, with amino-acid sequence MVNWIWLLLIVVSFGFAAATGNVEAVTEAAFDGAKTGVTVSFGLISILVFWLGMMRIGEDAGLLEKLARMLGPLVRYLFPDVPRNHPAIGYIMTNMSANILGLGNAATPMGIKAMQELQKLNPDKETATPAMCTLLALNTSSITLVPTTLIAIRMNFDSAHPAEIVGTTLVATAIATAAAIAADRWYRKRTPPPSIGSADIRGSSPKHGAAEQQARQVAEGVKSGV; translated from the coding sequence ATGGTCAATTGGATTTGGCTGCTGCTGATCGTGGTCAGCTTTGGATTTGCTGCAGCAACGGGCAACGTTGAAGCGGTCACGGAGGCAGCATTCGACGGGGCGAAGACCGGAGTGACGGTCAGCTTCGGCCTGATCAGCATTCTCGTGTTCTGGCTTGGGATGATGCGTATTGGCGAGGATGCGGGCCTGCTGGAGAAGCTGGCTCGTATGCTGGGGCCGCTGGTTCGTTATCTATTTCCAGATGTGCCGCGCAATCATCCGGCGATCGGGTACATCATGACGAATATGAGCGCGAATATACTCGGCCTGGGAAATGCCGCTACCCCGATGGGAATCAAGGCCATGCAGGAGCTGCAGAAGCTGAATCCGGACAAGGAGACAGCGACGCCTGCCATGTGCACACTGCTAGCGCTCAACACCTCCAGTATTACGCTGGTGCCGACCACACTGATTGCGATTCGTATGAATTTTGACTCTGCCCATCCAGCAGAGATTGTCGGCACGACCTTAGTGGCGACAGCGATCGCGACGGCTGCCGCCATCGCGGCGGATCGCTGGTATCGCAAGCGGACACCGCCCCCCTCGATCGGTTCAGCGGATATCCGCGGCAGCTCTCCGAAGCACGGAGCAGCCGAGCAGCAAGCCAGGCAAGTTGCGGAAGGGGTGAAGTCCGGTGTATGA
- a CDS encoding RHS repeat-associated core domain-containing protein: MNEYEYDLWGKPLVTVEGVDNPFRYSGEYWDKSSDLQYLRARWYDPGMGRFISEDTYEGELGNPLSPNLYTYVHNNPLIYIDPTGNWCESADGYWSHSGACNSSTSMYSDDMLHDGDLIKNGKNFVGPLQTYSYPLEYRYARWKAEDVAAFEGASNSTRQQLAYMAKSDWTWTDAVKWFSAGVLTGTVLSSPASGILAMEVATTGTFTYNTTTLAGGTAAMLKILSGSKALSKVPAMNNLALKALEVNRPITGIIRSDGTIEAHVQNVGYTISHRSLGLTKADTGFNMSFYNGQWSVTGSGYASSQGWNMPSAAQQEMIKTLFGVK; this comes from the coding sequence GTGAACGAGTATGAGTATGACCTGTGGGGTAAGCCGCTGGTTACGGTGGAAGGCGTAGACAACCCGTTCCGCTACTCGGGCGAGTACTGGGATAAGAGCAGCGATCTGCAGTACCTGAGAGCGCGCTGGTATGATCCGGGGATGGGCAGGTTTATTAGTGAGGATACGTATGAGGGGGAACTTGGGAATCCGTTAAGCCCAAACCTATACACTTACGTGCATAATAATCCGTTAATCTATATCGATCCAACAGGTAACTGGTGCGAGTCTGCTGATGGTTATTGGTCACACTCTGGGGCGTGTAATAGCTCTACATCAATGTATAGCGATGACATGCTTCATGATGGCGATCTAATTAAAAATGGCAAGAATTTTGTCGGCCCATTACAGACCTATAGTTACCCTTTAGAATACAGATATGCACGTTGGAAAGCTGAGGATGTGGCGGCATTTGAGGGTGCGAGTAATTCAACTCGTCAACAACTGGCATATATGGCTAAAAGTGATTGGACATGGACGGATGCAGTGAAATGGTTCTCTGCTGGTGTTCTAACTGGAACAGTATTATCATCTCCTGCATCAGGCATACTCGCAATGGAGGTCGCTACCACAGGCACGTTTACCTACAATACAACGACATTGGCAGGTGGAACTGCTGCAATGTTGAAGATATTATCAGGTAGTAAAGCTCTTAGTAAAGTTCCAGCAATGAACAATCTTGCTCTCAAAGCACTTGAGGTCAATAGACCAATTACTGGAATAATAAGAAGTGATGGTACTATAGAAGCACACGTTCAAAATGTTGGATATACAATTTCTCATCGTTCTCTGGGTTTGACTAAAGCAGATACTGGTTTCAATATGTCATTTTATAATGGACAATGGAGTGTTACTGGGTCTGGTTATGCTTCGAGTCAAGGTTGGAATATGCCAAGTGCAGCACAACAGGAGATGATCAAAACATTGTTTGGGGTGAAGTGA